The proteins below come from a single Candidatus Chlamydia sanziniae genomic window:
- a CDS encoding MFS transporter: MNISMHKKSFQALVTTHFLTIINDNLYKFLLVFFLLEGKTLTENAKILSCVSFFFALPFLLLAPLAGSLSDRYQKRNIILATRFIEIVCTLCGAYFFFIQSVLGGYIVLIIMACHTTVFGPAKMGILPEMLPLEQLSRANGIMTAATYTGSILGSCFAPILVDLTQHLHINNYIWPAMLCVVLSIISTVISFHIRPSNIKNFSQKITFASFKDLWKILKDTRQIHYLTTSIFLSAFFLLIGAYIQLEIISFVEFTLKYPKHYGGYLFPLVALGVGVGSYITGRISGKDIKLSYTPLAIIGIALVFMGLYIFSYSLTFVILFLLLLGFFGGIYQVPLHTYIQYVSPEHKRGQILAVNNFLDFFGVLVTAGVVRVLGSGLHLSPEASFLCLGWIVLAVGIWSLWLWKESVYRLFLAFILKKQLGPHLKVPKSSTAQCYFIKAGSFREVRRILAMLPKIMRGIVFILDEQLQPVWTTQLIFHCVPTVVNHLETTVEPEVWKAWAILQAERIQMMLHKLPDVGIVCLGTPENIVKFESVLLTRNIQLHHILLSHKQKGIQNCYTLSLQPN; this comes from the coding sequence ATGAATATTTCCATGCACAAAAAGTCTTTCCAAGCATTAGTAACAACGCATTTTCTTACAATTATCAATGATAATTTATACAAGTTTCTTCTAGTTTTTTTTTTACTAGAAGGTAAAACTTTAACAGAAAATGCAAAAATTTTATCCTGTGTAAGTTTCTTTTTCGCCCTTCCCTTTCTTCTGTTAGCCCCATTGGCAGGAAGTTTATCAGATCGTTACCAGAAACGAAATATTATCCTAGCGACACGTTTTATTGAAATAGTCTGTACCCTCTGCGGTGCCTATTTTTTCTTTATACAGTCCGTGTTAGGTGGCTATATAGTTTTAATTATAATGGCGTGCCACACAACAGTCTTTGGCCCTGCAAAGATGGGAATACTCCCTGAAATGTTACCTTTGGAGCAATTATCTCGAGCAAATGGTATTATGACTGCAGCTACCTATACAGGAAGTATTTTGGGATCCTGTTTTGCTCCAATTCTTGTAGATCTTACACAGCACTTGCATATCAATAATTATATTTGGCCGGCAATGTTATGCGTTGTTTTATCTATAATTAGTACAGTGATCTCTTTTCACATTCGACCAAGTAATATTAAAAATTTTAGTCAGAAAATTACTTTTGCAAGTTTTAAAGACCTCTGGAAGATTTTAAAAGATACACGACAAATTCACTATTTAACGACCTCAATTTTTCTATCTGCATTTTTCTTATTAATAGGGGCCTACATACAACTTGAGATTATTTCTTTTGTAGAATTTACTTTAAAATATCCTAAGCATTACGGGGGATATCTATTTCCTCTAGTAGCTTTGGGTGTAGGAGTTGGGTCATACATTACAGGACGGATATCTGGTAAGGACATCAAACTGAGTTATACTCCATTGGCTATTATTGGAATTGCTCTAGTCTTTATGGGGTTGTACATCTTCTCCTATTCTCTAACTTTCGTCATATTGTTTCTGCTCCTTTTGGGTTTTTTCGGTGGTATTTATCAAGTTCCTCTACACACTTACATACAATATGTGAGTCCAGAGCATAAACGTGGGCAAATCCTAGCTGTGAATAACTTTTTAGACTTTTTTGGCGTGCTAGTAACCGCAGGTGTTGTTCGAGTCCTTGGTAGTGGTCTTCATCTTTCTCCTGAAGCTAGCTTCTTGTGTCTGGGCTGGATAGTGCTTGCTGTGGGTATCTGGTCTCTATGGCTTTGGAAAGAATCCGTCTATCGTTTATTTTTAGCTTTCATATTAAAAAAACAGTTAGGACCGCATCTCAAAGTCCCAAAATCTTCTACAGCCCAGTGTTACTTCATAAAAGCAGGTAGTTTTAGGGAAGTACGACGTATCCTAGCTATGTTGCCTAAAATTATGCGTGGCATAGTATTTATTTTAGATGAACAATTACAGCCTGTATGGACTACGCAGCTCATTTTTCATTGTGTTCCTACAGTCGTTAACCATCTAGAAACTACTGTTGAACCTGAAGTATGGAAGGCTTGGGCAATTCTTCAGGCAGAGCGGATACAAATGATGTTACACAAATTGCCTGATGTAGGTATCGTTTGCTTGGGGACTCCTGAAAATATTGTGAAATTCGAATCTGTATTATTAACTCGAAACATTCAATTACACCATATTCTGCTTTCGCATAAACAAAAAGGAATACAAAATTGTTATACGTTATCTTTGCAGCCGAACTAG
- a CDS encoding exodeoxyribonuclease V subunit gamma — translation MNPVKHCQVCFSNSPQKLVAKLTEDLTSIYQHPFIKKWILVANTTTGHWARKQIVDATANHIFMGPTIFTSSDSIVKHLFVDICGTHPQMPDYMTLPVLINEILENPDSTFLLPQKTAGYASKFTYDAAKKLATAFKIFYTFSQIPTDDAVCYQKLFQYLTTLFSSQEEIFSKILHILPSKQPPYSLHIFGYANLPQHITEFFTKISAFFPVYFYCFSPSQEYFGDLLSDKAIDFVWRHLHDSPSKQAWKHYIFTDRQTLLANLSHKSQVSQNFFLDREIDSTEIFVSPTANSSLAVIQNAFLNLRPTPLQEVSEAKQTITIDHAHNIAREVQETFLKVTTLLNQGIAPEEIFILSSHIDNYTVHLKATFQPYVPLYFTEEATLSSEDLRGKIVLLSSILQTQGDQYCLFQLLTHPQLQSPVEPNKTHYLVKKLAKEWIKIPIQEIALKQHIKSLGDRILKEYPFIEEEGRVSQVEIWETTLPLIYEIQELLNVYHTTTSTYEKHFEVIFSFLEKTFKLSSDELLLIASLKNTLLPTYATSKCSLLFFTDFCLDFLRHFYNSSPIYNKPGPYVGRLADLSFIPKGYTFILGANHSQESLDVLDILDRATTHEELAFSSSEDEENFHFLQILVSTKYALHISYLSSILHPQLPSAFVNYIQEDANLPVHSLPMKAYAPVSFAKKTRMHASQAYYYRLAKSFCSQKFHFPSLFQSISSFPILPCHLSLLQLVKSILSPLDLFLKLNYNLYFSSPQILGKRPKFFPTKYHLTDFWNHCFLDTPQDFSIHFASPFSEEQFCNYKENMHLWFHSISKKSKQIPYSVVLSSSLFQDMPSKQSVLLPPVELTSSQTTIKIHGTIHGVCDEGLYFCAIDPSALIKKTTKKTNRLPDTAFELEALLERYIAMAILQFTGQLPSKAQLFKLVSFEAYENIALPFSNPEKYLLRVLEVYQMMCSQPIPLISPVCWQYLHDGEKFQQIVCKTIKEEVENPFRSIFWKFHNRNFQDMFNEFDESQRLKILSLFKGPL, via the coding sequence ATGAATCCCGTCAAACACTGCCAAGTATGCTTTAGTAATTCACCTCAAAAACTTGTAGCAAAGCTTACTGAGGATCTCACTTCAATTTACCAACATCCCTTTATAAAAAAATGGATTCTGGTTGCGAATACAACAACAGGTCACTGGGCACGAAAACAAATTGTAGATGCTACAGCAAATCATATTTTTATGGGACCTACCATTTTTACGTCTTCAGATTCTATTGTCAAACATTTATTTGTAGATATCTGTGGCACACACCCTCAAATGCCTGATTACATGACACTGCCTGTACTTATAAATGAAATTTTAGAAAACCCAGACTCTACTTTTCTACTTCCTCAAAAAACAGCTGGATACGCATCAAAGTTTACCTATGATGCTGCAAAAAAATTAGCAACAGCTTTTAAAATTTTTTATACATTTTCACAAATTCCTACGGATGATGCGGTTTGTTATCAAAAATTATTTCAATATTTGACAACCCTTTTTTCTTCTCAAGAGGAAATTTTCTCAAAAATTTTACATATACTTCCTTCAAAACAGCCTCCCTATTCTTTGCATATTTTTGGATACGCTAACCTTCCTCAACACATTACAGAATTTTTTACCAAGATCAGTGCCTTTTTTCCCGTATATTTTTACTGTTTTTCCCCAAGCCAGGAGTATTTTGGAGATTTGCTCTCAGATAAAGCTATCGATTTTGTGTGGCGACATCTTCACGATTCTCCAAGTAAACAGGCTTGGAAACATTACATCTTTACCGATAGGCAGACATTACTTGCCAACCTCTCGCATAAATCTCAAGTATCTCAAAATTTCTTCTTAGATCGCGAGATAGATTCTACTGAGATTTTTGTCTCTCCTACGGCAAATTCTTCCTTAGCGGTTATACAAAATGCGTTTTTAAATCTCAGGCCAACGCCCTTACAAGAGGTTTCTGAGGCTAAACAAACAATAACCATTGACCATGCGCATAATATTGCTAGAGAAGTCCAAGAAACTTTTCTTAAAGTCACCACACTCTTAAACCAAGGAATCGCTCCTGAAGAAATTTTTATTCTTTCTTCGCATATAGACAATTATACTGTACATTTAAAAGCTACGTTTCAACCTTATGTACCTCTATATTTCACTGAGGAAGCTACTTTATCTTCTGAAGATTTAAGAGGAAAAATCGTTCTACTCTCATCGATTTTACAAACACAAGGGGATCAGTATTGTCTCTTCCAATTATTGACACACCCACAATTACAAAGTCCTGTTGAGCCAAACAAAACTCACTACCTTGTGAAAAAGTTAGCTAAGGAGTGGATTAAAATTCCCATACAAGAGATTGCTCTAAAGCAACATATAAAATCTCTCGGAGACCGTATCTTAAAAGAATATCCTTTTATTGAAGAAGAAGGACGTGTTAGTCAAGTAGAAATTTGGGAAACTACGCTTCCTTTAATTTATGAAATTCAAGAGTTGCTTAATGTTTACCATACAACTACATCGACATATGAAAAGCATTTTGAAGTCATCTTTTCTTTTTTAGAAAAGACTTTCAAATTATCTTCTGATGAACTGTTGTTGATTGCTTCGTTGAAAAATACTTTATTACCAACCTATGCGACTTCGAAGTGTTCGTTACTTTTTTTTACTGATTTTTGTTTGGATTTTTTGAGGCATTTTTATAATAGCAGTCCTATTTACAACAAACCGGGTCCTTACGTTGGTAGGCTAGCTGATCTTAGTTTTATTCCTAAAGGCTATACATTTATTTTAGGAGCCAATCATTCACAAGAATCTTTAGACGTTTTAGATATCTTAGATAGAGCAACGACTCACGAAGAACTTGCTTTTTCCTCATCAGAAGACGAAGAAAATTTTCATTTTCTACAAATTCTTGTTTCTACAAAATACGCACTTCATATCAGCTATTTATCTTCTATTCTACATCCTCAACTTCCCAGTGCTTTTGTGAACTATATCCAAGAGGATGCGAATCTTCCTGTACATTCTCTACCTATGAAAGCTTATGCTCCTGTTTCTTTTGCAAAGAAAACACGAATGCATGCTTCCCAAGCTTACTATTATCGCCTTGCTAAGTCCTTTTGTTCTCAAAAATTTCATTTTCCATCTTTGTTTCAATCGATTTCCTCATTTCCAATTCTTCCTTGTCACCTTTCTCTTTTACAATTAGTGAAAAGTATTCTATCTCCTCTCGATCTCTTCTTAAAGTTGAACTATAATCTTTACTTCTCTTCACCACAAATCTTGGGGAAACGTCCCAAGTTCTTTCCGACGAAATATCACCTGACCGACTTTTGGAATCATTGCTTTCTAGATACCCCTCAAGATTTTAGTATTCATTTTGCTTCTCCTTTTTCTGAAGAACAATTTTGTAATTATAAAGAGAACATGCATCTTTGGTTTCATTCTATAAGTAAGAAATCGAAACAAATTCCTTATAGCGTGGTTCTTTCTTCATCATTATTTCAAGATATGCCTTCTAAACAGTCTGTGCTTCTTCCTCCTGTCGAGCTTACTTCTTCTCAAACTACAATAAAGATTCATGGAACAATCCATGGAGTATGTGATGAAGGACTATACTTTTGTGCTATTGATCCTAGTGCCTTAATAAAAAAAACCACAAAAAAAACAAATAGACTGCCTGACACCGCTTTCGAACTTGAAGCCCTTCTTGAAAGATATATTGCTATGGCAATATTACAATTTACAGGTCAACTTCCTTCAAAAGCACAATTATTCAAACTCGTCTCTTTTGAAGCTTATGAAAACATAGCTTTACCTTTTTCGAATCCGGAAAAATATCTTCTTAGAGTCCTTGAGGTTTATCAGATGATGTGTTCTCAACCGATTCCCTTAATTTCTCCTGTGTGCTGGCAATACCTTCATGATGGGGAAAAGTTTCAACAGATCGTATGTAAGACAATAAAAGAAGAGGTGGAAAATCCTTTTCGTTCTATATTTTGGAAATTTCATAATCGTAATTTTCAAGACATGTTCAATGAATTTGATGAATCTCAACGTTTAAAAATATTATCTCTTTTTAAGGGACCTCTGTGA